The window TTCCATTGGCATATTCACTGGGGTTTTACAATTTTTAGTGTTATACTTGAGACATATCATTATTGAGAATAATTATAAAGATCATCTTTAGCTATCTAATTAATGATATGTATATATACATATACATATATGTGTGCTGTACTTCTATTTTTTTGATTAAAAAAATATACTTTTGCAGTCGATGTGAAGCTAATGTTCTTATAGATTAGATTAGATTAGTTTAGTTTTTTATTACTATACTTCAAATATATGAAACTAAAGATTGCCGTTTTACCTGGTGATGGTATTGGAGGTGAAATTACAAAACAAGCTCTTGAAGTAGCTAAAACGGTTTGTAAAAAATTTAGGCATGAATTAAGCTATAAAGAAGCATTGATAGGTGCTACTGCCATTGAAGCTGTTGGAAATCCTTATCCGGATGCAACTCATGTTCTCTGTATGGAATCAGATGCAGTTCTTTTTGGTGCTATTGGACATCCTAAATATGACAATGATCCGACATCCAAAATACGTCCTGAACAAGGACTTTTAGCTATGCGTAAGCAGTTAGGATTGTATGCCAATATTCGTCCAGTAACAATTTTTTCTTCTTTGATACATAGATCTCCACTTCGTGCTAGTTTGGTAAAGGATACCGATTTTATGTGCATTCGAGAATTAACAGGAGGCATTTATTTTGGTCGCCCACAAGGAAGAAGTGAAGACAGCACAACAGCTTACGATACTTGTGTTTACACAAGTAAAGAGATCGAACGTATTGTTCATCTAGCTTATAGGTATGCCTTGCAGCGGAAAAAGAAATTAACTATTGTAGATAAAGCTAATGTTTTAGCGACTTCTCGTCTATGGAGACAGGTTGCACAACAAATAGAAAAAGAGTATCCAGAAGTTGAAACTGAATATATGTTTGTGGATAATGCCGCTATGCAAATTATACAAGTGCCAAAACGTTTTGATGTAATAGTTACAGAAAATATGTTTGGAGACATTCTTACTGATGAAGCTTCTGTCATTACTGGGTCATTGGGAATGTTGCCTTCTGCATCTATAGGGACACATACGTCCGTTTTTGAGCCTATTCATGGTTCTTATCCACAAGCAGCTGGAAAAGATATAGCTAATCCCTTAGCATCTATTCTTTCTGTTGCATTAATGTTTGAATATGCTTTTTCCCTTCATGAAGAAGGAAAATTAATCCGTGAAGCAGTGAATGCTTCAATAATTGCAGGAGTAGTAACAGAAGATATAGCAACAAGTATAAGAAGTTCATATAAAACGTCGGAAGTGGGACAATGGATTGTGGATTATATCTCTAAAAGATTAATTGCCTTATGAACTATTTGACAACTACTAATTATTGCTTTCCATGTCAAACTCATCTTTACCATGGGAAGGTGCGAGATGTATACACAGTTGGGAGTGATATGCTAGTGATTATAGCTACTGATCGTATCTCGGCTTTTGATGTTGTTCTCTCACGAGGAATCCCTTATAAGGGACAAGTTTTAAATCAAATTGCAGCAAAATTTTTAGATTCAACATCCGATATTCTTCCTAATTGGAAATTAGCAGAGCCAGACCCGATGGTTACAATAGGGCTGTTATGTGAACCCTTTAAAGTGGAAATGGTAATCCGAGGTTATCTGACTGGTAGTGCATGGAGGAAATATAAAGAAGGAGAAAGAACTTTATGTGCAGTTACTTTACCTGAAGGTATGAAGGAAAATGAAAAATTTCCCAATCCAATTATTACTCCGACTACCAAAGCGTACAAAGGGCATGATGAGAATATTTCTAAAGAAGAGATCATTGAGAGGTTTTTAGTTAGCAAAGAAGACTATGAACAACTGGAGTATTATACACGAGCTCTGTTTCAAAGAGGGACCGAAATTGCCTCTTCCAAAGGATTGATTTTAGTAGATACTAAATATGAATTCGGCAAAAAAGATGGAAGAATATATTTAATAGATGAGATTCATACACCTGACTCTTCTCGCTATTTTTATTCAGAAGATTATCAAGAACGATTTGAAAAAGGAGAGGGACAAAAACAACTTTCCAAAGAATTTGTTCGACAATGGTTGATGAAGCAAAATTTTCAAGGAAAAGAAGGACAAATTGTTCCAGAAATGACTCCTGAATATTGTCAAATTGTATCGGAAAGATATATAGAGTTGTATGAAACAATTGTAGGAGAGCAATTTATAAGAGCGAGTACTAGTAATATTTCTGCTCGCATTAAAAAAAATATAGAAACTTATTTAATGAACAAAGAACAAGTAAAATGGAACAATATGGTTTAATAGGTTATCCATTACGTCATTCTTTTTCTATGGGGTTTTTTAATGACAAATTCAAATCTGAAAATATTGATGCCAGATACATAAATTTCGAAATTTCTACTGTTAAAGAGTTTAGAAATATTATCAAAGAAAACCCAGACTTAAAAGGACTAAACGTAACTATCCCATATAAAGAACAGGTTATTCCCTATTTGAATCGATTACATGAAGATGCTAAACAAATTGGAGCAGTCAATGTAATAAAAATAGAAAGGGGGAGAAAGAAAATTTGCTTGATAGGATTTAATTCTGATATTGTCGGTTTTAAGGAGTCCATTCGCGCATTATTACAACCCCATCACAAATTAGCATTAGTCTTAGGGACAGGAGGGGCAGCTAAAGCAGTTTTTTATAGCTTAAAGCAGTTGGGACTTATACCTACATATGTGTCCCGTAGAAAAAAACTGAGAAATATATTAACCTATAAAGAATTAACTGCTGAAATAATAAGTTTTCATACAATTATTGTCAACTGTACACCTGTTGGGATGTATCCACTTATGGATGATTGTCCAAAAATTCCTTATGAATTTTTGGACGATAAACATTTATTATACGATTTGCTTTACAATCCTGATGAAACGCTATTTATGAAATTAGGTAAAGAACGAAATGCAACCGTTAAAAACGGTTTAGAAATGTTACTGTTACAGGCTGTTGCAAGTTGGGATTTTTGGCACGGAAATGAACAATAAATCGGCTGCTGAATTGATGTTATGCACTTCGGTCAATTGTCATACCATTGACTGAAATGAGGTGGGTGATTTTTGGAAGTGTTGCGCAATTTACCAAAAAATTATTTTTTTTAGTTAATAAATCTAAAATAGATTGGAACAATAATATTGGCTATAGGTCCTAAGTGTATATTTTAATATCAAATGATATTTGCAAGAGTGAGTGGAGTGGAGAAAATCGAGAGTATTTTTTCTCTTGAAAAACTAAGTATCCGGGGGTTTTTAGCGTGTCATCTTCAAAGATTCTTTTCTCAATATCTTCTATATTTTAGAATGATCTATTTGTAATTAGTATTTTAATACTTGCTATAATTTTTGAGAAAAGATATTTAATTTTACCGAATTATTTTGCCGATATGCGTTTAAATACACTTACAGCTATTTCTCCTATTGACGGTAGATATCGAAGTAAGACAGCGTCGCTTTCTGCTTTCTTCTCCGAATATGCATTGATCAGATACAGAGTATATGTAGAAGTTGAATATTTCATTTCTTTATGTGAAATCCCACTTCTTCAATTGAAGGGGGTAAACTTGTCTGCTTTGTATAACTCTTTAAGAGACATTTATCGTTTTTTTTCTATAAAAGATGCAGAAAGTATAAAGCAGATAGAACGAACTATCAACCATGATGTAAAGTCAGTTGAATATTTCCTTAAAAAAAGATTTGATGAACTAAGTTTGGGGGATTACAAAGAATTTGTTCATTTTGGATTGACTTCTCAGGATATCAATAATACAGCTGTTCCTTTGTCAATCAAACATGCATTGGAAAATGATTATGTCCCAATGTTGAAACAATTGCTTAATATGTTACAACAACATATAATAGAATGGGAAAATATATCGATGTTAGCGAGAACGCATGGACAGCCGGCATCTCCTACTCGTTTAGGTAAAGAAGTTCAAGTTTTTGTTAGCCGTTTAAAACAACAATTGAAATTATTACGAGATATTCCTATCTCGGCTAAATTTGGTGGAGCAACGGGTAATTACAATGCACATGTGATTGCTTACCCACAAATTGATTGGAAAAAATTTGGAGATGATTTTATATGTAAAAAAATCGGATTGGTCCGGGAAGAATATACTACGCAAGTATCGAACTACGACAATCTATCAGCTTTATTAGATGCTTTGAAACGTATTAATACTGTTTTATTGGATTTGTCCAGAGATTTTTGGTTATATATTTCAATGGAATATTTCAAACAAAAAATAGTAAAAGACGAAATAGGTTCTTCTGCAATGCCTCACAAGGTGAATCCGATTGATTTTGAAAATGCTGAAGGGAATTTAGGTATTGCTAATACTCTTTTGGAACATTTATCAGCTAAACTGCCAATTTCCCGTTTACAGCGAGATTTGACTGATTCTACTGTTTTGAGAAACATAGGAGTACCGTTTGCTCATATTTCTATTGCTTTCCAAAGCTTGCAAAAGGGATTAAATAAACTTGTCCTCAACAGGGATGCTATAAAAAAAGATTTAGAAAATGCTTGGGCTGTAGTAGCTGAAGGTATTCAAACTATTTTGAGAAGAGAAGGATATTCAGAACCTTATGAAATGTTAAAATCATTAACCCGTACTAATGAACAAATCACAGAGAAGTCAATTCAGGTTTTCATAGATACTCTCAATATAGATGAGTCCATCAAAAAAGAATTACGATCGATTACACCTCATAGTTATACAGGCATATAAACTTATGGAGGTTATATGTATAGGAATGTGAATGCAAAGTATTGTAAGAAAGGAAGGCAAAACAATAGAATGATAGAGATGCCATACGATTTAAGTTGCATGCTTAAGAAAAATGATACTCGAGATCATTTGGGAAAAGAAAAATATGGTAATAAGTGGAATTATAATAACCAAGGTAAAAGTGATTGCAATCTTAATTCAAAATATAATTTTCAAAAAAAAATAAAATACTATAAAGTAGAACCTAATTCAAACGGTCCAATTCGCTTAAACAGGTATTTAGCTAACTCAGGACTTTGTTCTCGTCGTAAAGCAGATAAATATATTCAAACTGGTTTAGTAAAAAAAAATGGAATACCTGTTACTGAATTTGGAACAAGAGTAAATCGTACAGATAATATAACATTTTGTAATTCTCTTGTTCGTTCCGAACATAAAGTTTACCTTTTGCTGAATAAACCTAAAAATTGTGTGACAACTACTAATGATCCGCAAGGAAGACTTACAGTTATGGATTTGATCAAAACAGCATGCAAAGAACAAATTTTTCCCGTAGGAAGGCTAGATCGAAACACAACAGGTGTTTTATTACTGACTAATGATGGTAAATTATCAGCAAAATTGACTCATCCCAGACATATGAAAAAAAAAATCTATCATGTATGGCTAAATAGAGGAATAGACGCAGCTGATATAAAAAAACTATCTAAAGGTATTCAATTAGAAGATGGTGGGATTTGGGCCGATGATATTAGTTATGTAAATGACAAAGATAAGACCCAAATAAATATTGAAATTCACTCGGGACGCAATCATATTATTCGTCGTATGTTTGAAAGTTTAGGTTACCATGTGGTGAAATTAGATCGTGTTTATTTTGCTGGACTTACAAAAAAAAAACTAAAAAAAGGTCAATGGTGTTTTCTTAATGATAGAGAAGTTTCCATGCTTTACATGGAAAAATTCAGTTAATATTTAGAAAATGAAAATGAAAAGGGCGAGAATAGTAGACTTATTGAGTACACCTGATTTTAACAGAAAGGTATGTGTAAAGGGGTGGGTACGAACTCGTCGAGGAAATAAAAATATCTCTTTCATAGAGTTGAACGATGGCTCTACTGTTCATGGTATTCAAATTGTAGTAAACGTTGTAAAGTTAGGAGAGGACTCTCTGAAATCTATTACTACGGGAGCCTGTATTGCTATAAATGGTTTGTTAGTGAAATCGAAAGGGGAAGGTCAAAAAGTTGAAATTCAAGCTGATGAAATTGAAATTTACGGAATAGCAGACCCTAGTGTTTATCCTTTGCAGAAAAAATGGCATTCACTGGAATTTTTAAGGGAGATCGCATATTTACGTCCTCGTACAAACACTTTTGGATGTATTTTGCGGATTCGTCATCATTTGGCATACGCTATTCATAAATATTTTAATAAACAAGGTTTTTTCTATTTCCATACACCAATAATAACGAGTTCTGATGCAGAGGGAGCAGGTTCTATGTTTCAAATAACCGATCTGGATATTGCTAACTGTCCGAAAACAAAAGATGGGGAAGTGGATTATACACGAGATTTTTTTGGATGTTCGACCAATTTAACTGTTTCTGGACAATTAGAGGGGGAATTGGGAGCTTTAGCATTAGGTGGAATTTATACTTTTGGTCCTATCTTTCGAGCCGAAAAATCTAATACTCCTCGTCATTTAGCGGAATTTTGGATGATTGAACCAGAGATAGCCTTTTATGATATCAATGACAATATGGATTTAGCAGAAGATTTTTTGAAATATATTATTTCATATGCAATGAAATATTGCAAGGATGATATAGAATTTTTAAACAATACATACAATAATGAATTAATTGAGCATTTGAATTTTGTACTTAGTAATAGATTTGTTAGACTGGCTTATTCCGAAGGAATAAGAATCCTTGAGCAAAGTAATGAGGAATTTGAATTTCCTATCTATTGGGGTATTGATTTACAATCAGAACATGAACGCTATTTAGTAGAAAAATATTTTAAGTGTCCAGTAATTATGACTAATTATCCAAAGGATATTAAATCGTTTTATATGAAACAGAACGATGATGGAAGAACCGTACGAGGGATGGATGTTTTATTTCCAAGAATTGGAGAAATTATTGGTGGTTCAGAACGAGAATCAGATCATCAAAAATTACTGAAACGTATAAAGGAACTAAATATGTCTATGGATAATTTATGGTGGTATTTGGATACACGCCGTTTTGGGACAGCTCCTCATTCCGGATTTGGCTTAGGTTTTGAAAGATTAGTTTTGTTTGTCACAGGCATGCAAAATATTCGTGACGTAATACCTTTCCCACGCACACCTAAAAATGCAGAATTTTAGTCAACTTGAAATTTTATCATCAAGGATAAGTGTTGGTCTCGAGTAGTAGTTTACTATGTGTTGTTAAGTGGGAACTTACAAATTGTTTTTTCTTAAAGTAAAGCGTGATTTAGTAAGCAGTTCATAAGCTTGTTGATAAACATTTTGCTTGGGATTTGCGAGTACATTTAGTGCGAAAAGTATAACTATTCTTTCCAAGAATATAGCGTTCGGCTTTAAAAAGGAATGATTGAACTGTTCTCTTTTTGTAGAACTCTGAAATTTGTATATTTCTAATCATAATAATAAAAAACGAGTTTTTATATGGTACGAATAAATGAACACTATATTGAAATCAGCAACAGTTATTTATTTGCTGAAATAGCAGAGAGGGTGAATGAATACAAGCAAAATAATAAGAATAGGGAAGTTATTAGTTTGGGGATAGGAGATGTAACTCAAGCAATAGCTCCAGCTGTAGTTGAAGCTATTCATAAGGCGACCAATGAAATGGCATGTACAAAAACTTTACGAGGATATGCTCCCTACGAAGGATATGATTTCCTTATTCAAGCTATTCTGAAAAACGACTTTACGGATAAAGGTATTTCTATTGAAGCTGATGAAATATTTGTTAATGACGGAGCAAAGAGCGATACAGGGAATATTGGAGACATTTTGGGACAAGACAATCATATTGCAATTACCGATCCGGCTTATCCAGTGTATGTGGATACTAATAGGATGGCAGGTAGAACAATAGAATTACTCCCATGTACACCTGAGAATTATTTTGTTCCTAATTTCCCCAGAAAAACAGCAGATGTAATTTATCTATGTTATCCAAATAATCCTACAGGAATAGCTTTGAATGCAGCCCAATTAAAAAATTGGGTAGATTATGCTTTGACAAATAAGTCTTTGATCCTTTTTGATGCTGCATACGAGGCTTATATTTCTCAGCAAGATGTTCCACATAGTATTTATGAAATATCTGATGCAAAGAAAGTAGCTATAGAGTTTCGTAGCTTTTCCAAAACGGCTGGGTTTACAGGGCTGCGTGCGGGCTATACTATCGTTCCAAAAGAATTAATTATTCAAACATCTAAAGGAAAAATGCTTTCTCTGAATGCTATGTGGAGGCGTAGACAATCTACTAAATTCAATGGTACAGCTTATATTGTTCAACGTGGGGCAGAAGCTGTTTATTCTATAGAGGGTCAAAAACAAATTCGTAAAGCAATAGATTATTATAGGGGAAATGCTTTAACTATTAAAGAAGGCTTGGAATCATTGGGTGTAACTACTTATGGTGGAATAAATGCTCCTTATATCTGGGTAAAAACGCCAAATAATCTGACTTCGTGGGAGTTTTTTGATTTATTACTTAATAAGATACAAGTAATAGGAACACCAGGAGATGGATTCGGACAAGCAGGCAAAGGTTTTTTTCGTTTCACTGCTTTTGGTAATAAAGAAGATACTTTAGAGGCAGTATTGCGCATGAAAAAATTATTGGAGTTTCACTGAATTGACTATTTTTCTTAGTCAAACGTTTAAAGACCAATATTAAAATGGAAATAAAAACAAAAAATTCCTCCTTGAGTTTATTAGGGATTTTCTATGATTGCATAATCGTATTCTCAAAATTCACATAGATATTTATTTTTATAGATGTTTTTATTGATAGAAGTCTTCTTAACCTTTGTTGAAAACTGAACAGTAAGTAATAAGGGAGTGATTCCTAGTTGAAAGGATTTTTGTAAAAAAAAACAATAATGTAGAGAAAAATTTACGTATCAGAAGTTGTTCGTTAACTGAAAACTTATTTAAAGACTTTATCCTATCTACAGTCGCGTAACGGATTTTTTATAAAGATAAAAAAAATAAAAAATTCTATAAGGTAGAAGAAATTGAAAAATACAGAATGGCAATTGAATCAAAATTCAATTGAAAATTGCCTATACAACCTAAATAGTTCACAAGTGGAATGGAAAAAATCGTTATTCTTGATTTTGGATCGCAGACTACCCAATTAATAGGTCGCCGATTACGAGAATTAAATGTCTATTGTGAAATAATACCATATAACAAATTCTATCCCAAAGATAATCTTGTAATTGGAGTGATTTTATCAGGGAGTCCTTTTTCTGTAAAGGATATGAAAGCATTCAAAACTGATTTATCTTTTATTAGAGGGAAATATCCGTTATTGGGTATTTGTTATGGAGCACAATATTTAGTGCATGTTTCTGGCGGGAAAGTAGACAAAGGAGATACTCGCGAATATGGTCGTGCCATGTTGACATCAATAAAGAAGGTAGATCCCTTGATGAAGAATATTGCGGATTACTCACAAGTTTGGATGTCACATGGAGATACGATAACATATATGCCAAAGCATTTTACAGTTATTGCAAGTACAGAAAATGTACAGTGTGCTGCTTATCATATTGAAGGAGAGAAAACATGGGGAGTTCAATTTCATCCTGAAGTTTCTCATACTGAAATAGGAATGAGAATCTTGGATAATTTCCTCACTATTTGCAATGCAAAAAGAGACTGGACATCAACAAATTTTATTAATTCTACTATACATCAGTTACAAGCACATTTGGGTAACGACAAAGTAATTTTAGCTCTTTCGGGAGGGGTAGATTCATCAGTAAGTGCAGTTTTAATAAACAAAGCTATTGGAAACAATCTTACTTGCATTTTTATAGACAATGGACTTTTGAGAAAAAATGAATTTGATAAAGTTTTAAAAGGTTACGAACATTTAGGATTAAATATAGTAGGAATTGACGCTAAAGACTATTTTTACAGAGAACTTGCTGGTGTAAAAGGGCCAGAAAAAAAACGGAAAATTATAGGGAAGGGATTTATATATATTTTCGAACAGGAGGCAAAAAAACTAAAAGATATTCAATGGTTAGCTCAAGGTACAATTTATCCTGACATTATAGAATCGCTTTCTATTACGGGAACAACTATTAAGTCTCATCATAATGTGGGAGGACTACCTGAAAAAATGAATCTTAAATTAGTTGAACCACTTCGCCTTTTATTTAAGGATGAGGTACGCTATGTCGGTCGTGAATTGGGAATGGAAGAACATTTGATAATGCGACATCCTTTCCCTGGTCCAGGGTTAGGGATTCGTATTTTAGGAGAAATTACACCAGAGAAAGTACGAATCTTACAAGAAGCTGATAATATTTTTGTTTCTAGACTTTATGAGTGGAATCTATATAGTTATGTTTGGCAAGCAGGAGTCGTATTACTACCCATAAAGTCAGTTGGAGTAATGGGAGATGAAAGGACCTATGAAAATGCTGTTGTTCTGAGAGCAGTTACTTCAACGGATGCAATGACTGCTGATTGGGCACGTTTACCTTATGATTTTTTGGCAAAAATATCCAATGAAATAATTAATAAAGTAAAAGGAGTAAATCGAGTAGTTTATGATATCAGCTCCAAACCACCTTCAACTATTGAATGGGAGTAGTTTATTTCTGGAATTTTTTTTTGCATTTCTGAAATGGCTAAAACTTTTTTACTACAGAGAATTAAAACATGAAGTAATTTTTATGATTGGCTCCGATTGCATCTCACATGGATGCTGTAAAATAATCGAATGATAAATTGAAAGGATTAAATATTTTTGTTCTTAGTATTGGAACTTGTTGAATTAAATTCAATCTAGTATGCTTGAGAAGCTCAAATAGCATTGTTTAGCGTGTAAAATTAATTTTATTTTAACTGAATTATGATAAATAAAAAAAGGGAATTCGTACAATTGTTAAGTTCTCTGTAAAGAGTCGTATGCCTCTGAGTTTGAAATCAGACATATCGACAATCATGACAAATCCCTAACTATACAATAAATATAAAAAACCACAATGTATCGTCTATTGCTGCTCTTAGTCCAAATATAAGATATTACGGCGCCTCGTTTTACTTCGTTTGCCTTGAACATAGTTCATATCCAGAGTAATATGCTTTACAAAAGTTGAGACGATTGTAAAATTGCTAAACTTTTCTGCACTGTATCATACGAATGTTAAGATTAACCACGCCCACAACAAATTTTAAAAATCACTGAATTATCTCAATCGCATAAAAACAGTAGTAAGATTACAAAGTATAAGTTTAATAAAAAAATAGAAATGTGAGCTCAGATTCCATGAAGATCATAAAAGTAATGCTATTAATTCGATCAATTATATTAAATCAATACTTTTTTTTTAGACTTAAAAACTGGTAAGGATTTAGAATTAATAAAAAACTTCTGTTCTGAACAAAAAACAATTATTGGGATGATATACAATCCTTGGTAACGAATTAGTATGGAATTGGTAGTTACAATATTGTACTTTACAACTGCGTATAATAAACTCGGGGACAATAAGGAGTGGAAGCAATGACAAGTATAGGAAGTAAAACCATTGAATAATATAGATTATACGTACTTAAACTAGGTTTAAAGGAACATAGATTATAAAATAAATTACAAAATATAAGATTTAGAATGAGCAGAATAAATTGCAATGAATTTGTATAAAAATTTGATTAAAGGCAATAATTTTATTTATGACATAACATGCAAGATGAGACAATAATAAGAGAAACTGTTCCCAAAGAATATTTAACTGATTTTAAAAGAGTGATAACTTTGTGATCAAAGTTGGTCAATGTAAAAATCAACAGAACCAAATTTAATGTATTAGGAGTGAATGTACAAATCTCAAAGAATTGAGATATAAAAGAGATGTTTAAAATGAAATTCCAACCGAGAACGAGTTTTCTTGCATACAAGACTGGGTATTAAAAATGCAAAACACACAAAATAAAACTAAATTTTAAAATGTGCTGAAAGGACTTCTAATAGGGATTTTGTTTAGAAGAAGTGATCAAGGATGTAAAGAAGTCATAAAATGCTTATTAGTTGAAGAAGGATATACTGTAGAATAGTTTTAATTCTATATTAAGCAATTCCTTGTCGAAATATGAGTATACTAACACCAAACAATACTATACAAAACATGCAAAGCAACACCTATCGAAGACAATGTCATCAGGAGTTGTATCTAAAATTTTGTAAAAGGTCAACGATATCGGAATTTTTGAAACAGATTTCTGGAATTATTTGATAATAATGCTTGTAAGCAAAAACAAAGGTAAAAAAAAAGAAAATTGAGTGATTTTTTTTTAAAACAATTTTCTGATACGGTGGAAACAAAATTTGAGGTATCTGTCCCATTTTTGACGACCTTTTTAAAACTTCTCAACTGCAATTGATGATAAAATTGAAACTTCAGTGCTAAAAAGGAGGTGGTATGCAAAGGGGCATTAACGTTAGTAATTATTCAAACCTATTCAGATTTTTGAGAAAAACAAAGATGTAAAAAAATCCTTAGTCCTTCCGTAGCCGTGGCAGACAAATATATCCTGATCAGTCAATATTGGAATGGAAGTAGAAAAGAATGATGACGAAACAGAGAAATTGGATTAATGTCCGAAAGTAAAAAAAATACATATGCCGTGTTCTTCTATATTCGGTAGACCACACGGTTATAGCGTTTATTGATCCTATGTGTCCGGACATTCTCATCCATATACATCAGTGAGGTCATTTTATATCTACAAGAGATGTGTCAGACTTGACTTTCTTGTTATATCCTTTTTCGCGTCTGAATTCTATATTACGATGTAAGCTACTCAATCTATGTTTATCTCTATGTCTTTTTTCACGTAATAGAATCAGCCCAAAAAGAATTGGACTGTAAATCACTGTACAGCTCTTTTCACATATAAACTGGAATACTAGAAAGAAAGGACCCATAATCCCCAAAGGAGCAAGCAAGCAATAGGATCATTATTACTCCCGTATATCACCTAGAACAGATGGGTAATTATCCCTTCTATGTAGGAGACGAGAACAGCTAGCAGAAAGTGATGAAAACTGGATAGTATTCAAACTGCTTTGAGAAGCATATGTTTAATTTCTTTAGAGATGAACTGGAGAAATTTGACGGAAAGCTGTATTAAAGAATAGAGAACACGGTTATCTGATTTCGGTTGTTCTAATCATGAAAGGGGAATATAGAAAAGGTGGAAGATAAATTTAAGCGGTTACTATGAACGCTGGCATTATGTATACTACGTGTTTTAGATGTTTTTTTTGTATTTTTCCTCCACTTGGCAGAAAAAATCTTCGTTATAAAACGTTTTGTTTACGGGCCTTATTTTGTATCAAATACAATCCTATTCTAGTACAGCGTACAGGCACACATAATGGGAGAACTAACATCGATCAATTTTTTCTTTTTAGGGGCCCCGCCCCCCTGCCGAAATAGGGGTAATTTTTAGTTACTTAGGGTTCTATATTTCCGATTTTTTTTTGATTCTGATTATTTAAGAGATTATTACAGTACACTTATTATTTATTATTGATTATAACTTATCACTTGTAAAAAAAGTAATTTCAAATTAACTAGTCGCTAATAAGCTGCGTTGTTATAGTTGAAGAGTAAAAGGAACAATCATAAGAC of the Candidatus Azobacteroides pseudotrichonymphae genomovar. CFP2 genome contains:
- the leuB gene encoding 3-isopropylmalate dehydrogenase, which produces MKLKIAVLPGDGIGGEITKQALEVAKTVCKKFRHELSYKEALIGATAIEAVGNPYPDATHVLCMESDAVLFGAIGHPKYDNDPTSKIRPEQGLLAMRKQLGLYANIRPVTIFSSLIHRSPLRASLVKDTDFMCIRELTGGIYFGRPQGRSEDSTTAYDTCVYTSKEIERIVHLAYRYALQRKKKLTIVDKANVLATSRLWRQVAQQIEKEYPEVETEYMFVDNAAMQIIQVPKRFDVIVTENMFGDILTDEASVITGSLGMLPSASIGTHTSVFEPIHGSYPQAAGKDIANPLASILSVALMFEYAFSLHEEGKLIREAVNASIIAGVVTEDIATSIRSSYKTSEVGQWIVDYISKRLIAL
- a CDS encoding phosphoribosylaminoimidazolesuccinocarboxamide synthase — its product is MNYLTTTNYCFPCQTHLYHGKVRDVYTVGSDMLVIIATDRISAFDVVLSRGIPYKGQVLNQIAAKFLDSTSDILPNWKLAEPDPMVTIGLLCEPFKVEMVIRGYLTGSAWRKYKEGERTLCAVTLPEGMKENEKFPNPIITPTTKAYKGHDENISKEEIIERFLVSKEDYEQLEYYTRALFQRGTEIASSKGLILVDTKYEFGKKDGRIYLIDEIHTPDSSRYFYSEDYQERFEKGEGQKQLSKEFVRQWLMKQNFQGKEGQIVPEMTPEYCQIVSERYIELYETIVGEQFIRASTSNISARIKKNIETYLMNKEQVKWNNMV
- a CDS encoding shikimate dehydrogenase family protein translates to MEQYGLIGYPLRHSFSMGFFNDKFKSENIDARYINFEISTVKEFRNIIKENPDLKGLNVTIPYKEQVIPYLNRLHEDAKQIGAVNVIKIERGRKKICLIGFNSDIVGFKESIRALLQPHHKLALVLGTGGAAKAVFYSLKQLGLIPTYVSRRKKLRNILTYKELTAEIISFHTIIVNCTPVGMYPLMDDCPKIPYEFLDDKHLLYDLLYNPDETLFMKLGKERNATVKNGLEMLLLQAVASWDFWHGNEQ
- the purB gene encoding adenylosuccinate lyase, producing the protein MRLNTLTAISPIDGRYRSKTASLSAFFSEYALIRYRVYVEVEYFISLCEIPLLQLKGVNLSALYNSLRDIYRFFSIKDAESIKQIERTINHDVKSVEYFLKKRFDELSLGDYKEFVHFGLTSQDINNTAVPLSIKHALENDYVPMLKQLLNMLQQHIIEWENISMLARTHGQPASPTRLGKEVQVFVSRLKQQLKLLRDIPISAKFGGATGNYNAHVIAYPQIDWKKFGDDFICKKIGLVREEYTTQVSNYDNLSALLDALKRINTVLLDLSRDFWLYISMEYFKQKIVKDEIGSSAMPHKVNPIDFENAEGNLGIANTLLEHLSAKLPISRLQRDLTDSTVLRNIGVPFAHISIAFQSLQKGLNKLVLNRDAIKKDLENAWAVVAEGIQTILRREGYSEPYEMLKSLTRTNEQITEKSIQVFIDTLNIDESIKKELRSITPHSYTGI
- the asnS gene encoding asparagine--tRNA ligase, with translation MKMKRARIVDLLSTPDFNRKVCVKGWVRTRRGNKNISFIELNDGSTVHGIQIVVNVVKLGEDSLKSITTGACIAINGLLVKSKGEGQKVEIQADEIEIYGIADPSVYPLQKKWHSLEFLREIAYLRPRTNTFGCILRIRHHLAYAIHKYFNKQGFFYFHTPIITSSDAEGAGSMFQITDLDIANCPKTKDGEVDYTRDFFGCSTNLTVSGQLEGELGALALGGIYTFGPIFRAEKSNTPRHLAEFWMIEPEIAFYDINDNMDLAEDFLKYIISYAMKYCKDDIEFLNNTYNNELIEHLNFVLSNRFVRLAYSEGIRILEQSNEEFEFPIYWGIDLQSEHERYLVEKYFKCPVIMTNYPKDIKSFYMKQNDDGRTVRGMDVLFPRIGEIIGGSERESDHQKLLKRIKELNMSMDNLWWYLDTRRFGTAPHSGFGLGFERLVLFVTGMQNIRDVIPFPRTPKNAEF